One genomic segment of Luteimonas galliterrae includes these proteins:
- the lpxH gene encoding UDP-2,3-diacylglucosamine diphosphatase, with product MTTLFISDLHLDPARPDIARLFGEFVDGEARQADALYILGDLFEAWVGDDDPSEAGTFVADKLAALVESGVPASFIRGNRDFLIGDGYARRAGMAILPDPAVIMLYGRPTLLMHGDLLCTDDTAYQQFRAQTRDPAWQAQFMAQPLAARLAFAEQARAASKARQGELRDAGTMETITDVSPRTVADTFARYGIDTLIHGHTHRPAVHELDIAGKPYRRIVLGDWYTQGSVLRVDAAGAALSALAF from the coding sequence ATGACCACTCTGTTCATTTCCGACCTTCACCTCGACCCCGCGCGCCCAGACATCGCCCGACTCTTCGGCGAATTCGTCGACGGCGAAGCCCGCCAAGCCGACGCGCTGTACATCCTGGGCGACCTGTTCGAGGCCTGGGTCGGCGACGACGACCCTTCGGAGGCCGGCACTTTCGTCGCCGATAAGCTCGCGGCGCTCGTCGAAAGCGGCGTGCCGGCGAGCTTCATCCGCGGCAACCGCGATTTCCTGATCGGCGACGGCTACGCGCGCCGCGCCGGCATGGCGATCCTGCCCGATCCGGCCGTGATCATGCTGTACGGCCGCCCTACCCTGCTGATGCACGGCGATCTGCTCTGCACCGACGACACCGCCTATCAGCAATTCCGCGCGCAGACGCGCGATCCGGCCTGGCAGGCGCAGTTCATGGCGCAGCCTTTGGCCGCGCGGCTCGCATTCGCCGAACAGGCGCGCGCCGCAAGCAAGGCGCGCCAGGGCGAACTGCGCGACGCGGGCACGATGGAAACGATCACCGATGTCTCGCCGCGCACCGTCGCCGACACGTTCGCGCGCTACGGCATCGACACGCTGATCCATGGGCATACGCATCGGCCGGCGGTGCATGAGCTCGACATCGCAGGAAAACCGTATCGCCGCATCGTGCTCGGCGATTGGTATACGCAAGGATCGGTGTTGCGGGTCGATGCCGCGGGCGCCGCGTTGAGCGCCCTAGCTTTTTAG
- a CDS encoding ferritin-like domain-containing protein, whose protein sequence is MAPIFEVAAECLDSATCESKAAATFAAAASFANGELAIPADSPSPNPICMPGRPPKPALVHPRDLPKRGLGTPEGRAAFIHAIAHIEFNAIDLAWDAVYRFRGMPQAYYADWVSVANDEARHFVMLRDRLRQLGYDYGDFDAHNGLWEMAEKTAHDGLARMALVPRVLEARGLDVTPGMIVKLRALGDDATVAILETILREEVAHVAAGSRWFRWFCERAGVEPETRFRELLAEYARGVLRAPFNIEARSAAGFGEDELKALQQLSG, encoded by the coding sequence GTGGCGCCCATTTTTGAGGTTGCAGCTGAATGCCTGGATTCGGCGACATGCGAAAGCAAGGCCGCCGCGACCTTCGCTGCGGCAGCTTCTTTCGCTAACGGGGAATTGGCGATTCCGGCGGATTCCCCCTCGCCGAACCCGATATGCATGCCCGGCCGCCCGCCGAAACCGGCGCTGGTGCACCCTCGCGACCTCCCCAAACGTGGCCTGGGCACGCCCGAAGGCCGCGCCGCGTTCATCCACGCCATCGCGCATATCGAATTCAACGCCATCGATCTGGCCTGGGACGCGGTCTACCGTTTCCGAGGCATGCCGCAAGCGTACTACGCCGACTGGGTAAGCGTGGCCAACGACGAAGCGCGCCATTTCGTCATGCTGCGCGATCGCTTGCGGCAACTCGGCTACGACTACGGCGATTTCGATGCCCACAACGGGCTGTGGGAAATGGCGGAGAAGACCGCCCACGACGGCCTGGCGCGGATGGCGCTGGTGCCGCGGGTGCTGGAAGCGCGCGGTCTGGACGTGACGCCTGGCATGATCGTCAAGCTGCGCGCGCTCGGCGACGATGCGACCGTCGCCATCCTGGAAACGATCCTGCGCGAGGAAGTCGCGCACGTCGCCGCAGGCTCGCGCTGGTTCCGCTGGTTCTGCGAGCGCGCCGGCGTCGAGCCTGAAACGCGCTTCCGCGAATTGCTGGCCGAGTACGCGCGCGGCGTGCTGCGTGCGCCGTTCAATATCGAAGCGCGCAGCGCGGCAGGTTTCGGCGAGGATGAGCTGAAGGCCCTGCAGCAACTTTCCGGCTGA
- the purF gene encoding amidophosphoribosyltransferase codes for MCGIVGIVGTSEVAAALYDGLTVLQHRGQDAAGIATADGSHLRVHKGNGLVRDVFDAKAMRLLEGRVGIAHCRYPTAGSEGLDEAQPFYVNSPYGIALAHNGNLVNTDALRREVFEQDRRNVNTESDSEVLLNVFAHELDTQKALTPESVFKAIEGVNRRAKGGYAVVATVLGLGLVGFRDPHGIRPLVLGKRNTENGTEYAIASESVALDILGFERMRDVAPGEAVVVTARGELHTRICAENPQHTPCIFEYVYFARPDSMMDEISVHKARMRMGVTLGEKILRERPDHDIDVVIPIPDTSRDAALEISNLLNVKYREGFIKNRYVGRTFIMPGQGERAKSVKRKLNPIPLEFRNRVVLLVDDSIVRGTTSKQIVQMARDAGARKVYLASAAPPVRYPNIYGIDMPSSEELVAHGRSEKEIEELLGCDWLIYQDLSDLESAVAGPKFPGRKFDSSCFSGEYVTGIEPGYFERIQQLRSDEAKKKRRVAS; via the coding sequence ATGTGCGGCATCGTCGGTATCGTCGGGACCAGTGAAGTCGCCGCTGCGCTTTACGACGGCTTGACCGTGCTCCAGCACCGCGGCCAGGACGCCGCCGGCATCGCCACCGCCGACGGCTCGCACCTGCGCGTGCACAAGGGCAACGGACTGGTGCGCGACGTGTTCGACGCCAAGGCCATGCGCCTGCTCGAAGGCCGCGTCGGCATCGCCCATTGCCGTTATCCGACCGCCGGCAGCGAAGGCCTGGACGAGGCGCAGCCGTTCTACGTCAACTCGCCCTACGGCATCGCGCTGGCGCACAACGGCAACCTGGTCAATACCGACGCGCTGCGGCGCGAGGTGTTCGAGCAGGACCGCCGAAACGTCAATACCGAATCCGATTCGGAAGTGCTGTTGAACGTGTTCGCGCACGAGTTGGACACGCAGAAGGCGCTGACGCCCGAATCGGTCTTCAAGGCCATCGAAGGCGTCAATCGCCGCGCCAAGGGCGGTTACGCCGTGGTCGCGACCGTGCTCGGCCTGGGCCTGGTCGGGTTCCGCGATCCGCACGGCATCCGTCCGCTCGTGCTGGGCAAGCGCAATACGGAGAACGGGACCGAATACGCCATCGCCTCCGAATCGGTGGCGCTGGACATCCTCGGTTTCGAGCGCATGCGCGATGTCGCCCCGGGCGAAGCCGTGGTGGTCACCGCGCGCGGAGAATTGCACACGCGGATCTGCGCCGAGAATCCGCAGCACACGCCGTGCATCTTCGAATACGTCTATTTCGCGCGGCCCGACTCGATGATGGACGAGATCTCCGTGCACAAGGCGCGCATGCGCATGGGCGTGACCCTGGGCGAGAAGATCCTGCGCGAGCGGCCCGACCACGACATCGACGTGGTGATCCCGATCCCGGACACCTCGCGCGACGCGGCGCTGGAAATCTCCAACCTGCTGAACGTGAAGTACCGCGAGGGCTTCATCAAGAACCGCTACGTCGGCCGCACCTTCATCATGCCGGGGCAGGGCGAGCGCGCCAAATCGGTCAAGCGCAAGCTCAACCCGATCCCGCTGGAATTCCGCAACCGCGTCGTGCTGCTGGTCGACGATTCCATCGTCCGCGGCACCACGTCGAAACAGATCGTGCAGATGGCGCGCGATGCCGGCGCGCGCAAGGTGTATCTGGCTTCCGCGGCGCCGCCGGTGCGCTATCCGAACATCTACGGCATCGACATGCCCTCGTCGGAAGAACTGGTGGCGCACGGCCGCAGCGAGAAGGAAATCGAAGAACTGCTCGGCTGCGATTGGTTGATCTACCAGGACTTGTCGGATCTGGAATCCGCGGTCGCCGGGCCCAAGTTCCCGGGGCGCAAGTTCGACAGTTCCTGCTTCAGCGGCGAGTACGTGACCGGCATCGAGCCGGGGTATTTCGAGCGGATCCAGCAGTTGCGCTCGGACGAGGCGAAGAAGAAGCGGCGGGTCGCCTCGTAA
- a CDS encoding SPOR domain-containing protein, with protein sequence MEPALKQRLWGAVILVALAVIFLPMLIQGPAPDSGVSDVPLTMPDAPAGQYETRELPLVTPGEAPEGGAVGLTTTTPHPDAADPATPAAPGSAASTAQSAAAESVSKPVPLGADGVSEPAALPAETTSAPAAAQLPAPSASGDYAVNLGSFASAANAEGVVRALKQSQLPGYSEPSTVNGRSGYRVRVGPYATRADAEAARLRAQQSRGDLRGSVVVLDAEPLASKPSPPSTVQPAAAKPVASAPAPAAAGTGYAVQLGAFSKAAEANAMRDRLRAAGFSAFVEQVNTDKGMLSRVRVGPVVGRGEADQLKSQVKAKTGMDGIVRPHP encoded by the coding sequence ATGGAACCTGCCCTGAAACAGCGCCTGTGGGGCGCCGTGATCCTGGTCGCGCTGGCGGTGATCTTCCTGCCGATGCTGATCCAAGGGCCGGCACCCGACAGCGGCGTATCGGACGTGCCGCTGACCATGCCCGATGCGCCCGCAGGCCAGTACGAAACCCGCGAGTTGCCGCTGGTGACGCCCGGCGAGGCGCCCGAAGGCGGCGCTGTCGGTTTGACGACGACCACCCCCCATCCCGATGCCGCCGATCCGGCGACGCCAGCCGCGCCTGGCAGCGCAGCCTCGACGGCCCAGTCGGCTGCTGCCGAATCCGTCAGCAAGCCCGTGCCGCTGGGCGCCGACGGCGTGTCCGAGCCTGCCGCGCTGCCCGCGGAAACCACATCGGCTCCCGCCGCAGCGCAGCTGCCTGCGCCTTCGGCCAGCGGCGATTACGCCGTGAACCTGGGCAGCTTCGCCAGCGCCGCCAACGCCGAAGGCGTGGTACGCGCGCTCAAGCAGTCGCAACTGCCCGGTTATAGCGAGCCGTCCACGGTCAACGGCCGCAGCGGCTATCGCGTCCGCGTCGGGCCTTATGCCACCCGCGCCGATGCCGAGGCCGCGCGCCTGCGCGCGCAACAGTCGCGCGGCGACCTGCGCGGCAGCGTGGTCGTCCTGGACGCCGAACCCTTGGCAAGCAAGCCTTCGCCCCCATCTACGGTGCAGCCTGCAGCGGCCAAGCCGGTCGCGAGCGCGCCTGCGCCGGCCGCCGCGGGCACCGGATACGCGGTCCAATTGGGCGCGTTCAGCAAGGCGGCCGAAGCCAATGCCATGCGCGACCGCCTGCGTGCGGCCGGCTTCAGCGCCTTCGTCGAACAGGTCAATACCGACAAGGGCATGCTGTCGCGCGTCCGCGTCGGGCCGGTAGTCGGCCGCGGCGAGGCCGACCAGCTCAAATCGCAAGTGAAAGCCAAAACCGGTATGGACGGCATCGTCCGCCCGCATCCTTAA
- a CDS encoding bifunctional folylpolyglutamate synthase/dihydrofolate synthase: protein MTGRSLADWLAYIERQHPKSIDMGLERVREVAERLDLGKPGKHVVTIGGTNGKGSTVAFIEAIARAAGWKVGAYTSPHLLAYNERVRIDGRDAGGVELVEAFEAIEAARLSPSPLGRGVGVRVRRSGSGSDMGSFAVPSSAPSGHLLPEGEGKAVSLSYFEYGTLAALWLFERSQLDLAILEVGLGGRLDATNIVDPDVAVITTVDLDHQDYLGDDREKIGLEKAGIARPWKPLVLGEDDPPSSVLRHAYAIGASALRAGSDFFFERIDGGHWRWREIGFETLLPMPQLAAPAQLRNAATAIAALRALDAAIPEQAYAHGVAAARIAGRLQAFDRDGVQVLVDVGHNPQAARELAAWLRSPPHAGRTLAVFAALGDKDVAGVAAAIGGGIDGWFLAGLADVNPRGLDVDAFAQRLQATAAGAGARHATVPEALAAAMARARPGDRILVFGSFHTAAAAILALEPRG from the coding sequence ATGACAGGACGTTCGCTCGCCGACTGGCTGGCCTACATCGAGCGCCAGCATCCCAAATCCATCGACATGGGTTTGGAGCGGGTGCGCGAAGTCGCCGAACGTCTCGATCTGGGCAAGCCGGGGAAGCATGTCGTCACGATCGGCGGTACCAATGGCAAGGGCTCCACGGTCGCTTTCATCGAAGCGATCGCACGTGCAGCGGGTTGGAAAGTGGGCGCATATACGTCGCCGCATCTGCTTGCGTACAACGAGCGCGTGCGGATCGATGGGCGCGACGCCGGAGGCGTAGAACTAGTCGAGGCCTTCGAAGCTATCGAAGCAGCGCGCCTGAGCCCCTCTCCCCTCGGGAGAGGGGTTGGGGTGAGGGTACGGCGAAGCGGCAGCGGTTCGGACATGGGCAGCTTCGCCGTACCCTCATCCGCCCCTTCGGGGCACCTTCTCCCGGAGGGAGAAGGAAAAGCGGTGTCGCTGAGTTATTTCGAATACGGCACGCTGGCCGCATTGTGGCTGTTCGAACGCAGCCAACTCGACCTGGCCATCCTCGAAGTCGGCCTCGGCGGCCGCCTGGACGCGACCAACATCGTCGATCCGGACGTGGCGGTGATCACCACCGTCGATCTCGACCATCAGGACTACCTGGGCGACGACCGCGAAAAGATCGGTTTGGAGAAAGCCGGCATCGCACGCCCCTGGAAACCGCTGGTGCTGGGCGAAGACGATCCGCCGTCCAGCGTGCTGCGCCATGCCTACGCGATCGGCGCATCCGCCTTGCGCGCGGGCAGCGATTTCTTTTTCGAACGCATCGACGGCGGGCACTGGCGCTGGCGCGAAATCGGCTTCGAAACGCTGTTGCCGATGCCGCAATTGGCCGCGCCGGCGCAATTGCGCAACGCCGCCACGGCCATTGCGGCGTTGCGCGCGCTCGACGCGGCGATTCCCGAGCAGGCCTACGCCCATGGCGTCGCCGCCGCTCGCATCGCCGGACGCCTGCAGGCGTTCGATCGCGACGGCGTACAGGTGTTGGTCGATGTCGGGCACAACCCGCAGGCCGCGCGCGAACTCGCCGCGTGGCTGCGCTCGCCGCCGCATGCCGGCCGCACGCTCGCCGTATTCGCCGCCTTGGGCGATAAGGACGTGGCCGGCGTCGCCGCCGCGATCGGCGGAGGCATAGACGGCTGGTTCCTGGCCGGTTTGGCTGACGTCAACCCGCGCGGTCTGGACGTCGATGCGTTCGCGCAACGCCTGCAGGCCACCGCAGCCGGTGCCGGGGCGCGGCACGCGACCGTGCCGGAGGCGTTGGCGGCGGCGATGGCGCGGGCGCGACCGGGCGACCGCATCTTGGTCTTCGGTTCTTTCCACACCGCCGCCGCGGCGATCCTCGCGCTCGAACCGCGCGGTTAA
- a CDS encoding histidine phosphatase family protein, which translates to MKIILARHGETPWNAEGRYQGQEDIPLSPVGETQARALGERLREVRIDRAVASPLKRAKRTAELALGDARAAMLATDPGLMEIAHGTWEGLLASEIRERDGERLQAWRDAPHEVLMPEGESLQHVFDRAWPALVRAGEGLSKDDTLLVVAHDAVNRVILCHVLGIPLARLWTFRQAPTTLNLLEGPDVDRLEVVRLNDCAHHTPFFGEAVHRAL; encoded by the coding sequence ATGAAAATAATCCTCGCCCGTCACGGCGAAACCCCCTGGAACGCCGAAGGCCGCTACCAGGGCCAAGAAGACATTCCTCTTTCGCCGGTCGGCGAAACGCAGGCGCGCGCGTTGGGCGAACGCCTGCGCGAAGTGCGTATCGACCGCGCCGTCGCCTCGCCGCTGAAGCGCGCCAAGCGCACTGCGGAACTCGCACTGGGCGATGCGCGCGCAGCGATGCTGGCCACCGACCCGGGCCTGATGGAAATCGCGCACGGCACCTGGGAAGGCCTGCTCGCCAGCGAGATCCGCGAGCGCGACGGCGAGCGCCTGCAGGCCTGGCGCGATGCCCCGCACGAAGTGCTGATGCCCGAAGGCGAATCGCTGCAGCACGTGTTCGATCGCGCCTGGCCCGCGCTGGTACGCGCAGGCGAAGGCTTGAGCAAGGACGACACTTTGCTGGTGGTCGCGCACGACGCGGTCAACCGGGTGATCCTTTGCCACGTGCTCGGCATCCCGCTGGCGAGACTGTGGACTTTCCGCCAGGCGCCCACCACATTGAATCTGCTCGAAGGACCCGATGTGGATCGCCTGGAAGTGGTGCGGCTCAACGATTGCGCGCATCACACGCCGTTCTTCGGGGAAGCGGTCCACCGCGCGTTATGA
- the serA gene encoding phosphoglycerate dehydrogenase: MKVLACDGIHEDGLALFREAGWTVEISEPIKDPAKLAKALVGVDALLVRSATQVTAEAIDSAKQLKVIGRAGAGVDTIDVDAATARGIAVMNAPDGNTLAAAEHAISLLFALARHIPRADAGMKAGEWPKAGLTGFELEGKKLGVIGLGRIGSTVARKAQGIGMDVAAYDPFLPASAAGKGSVPLKPLDELLAKADIVTLHIPRTKETTNLLSEQNLRAMKKGAYVINAARGGLVDEDALLRLLDEGHLAGAALDTFATEPLQADSPLRGHPKLILTPHLGASTSEAQQAVSTILAKQIIDFIGTGAVAGCVNLPPLTAEAAREVGPWMPLMSALGKLAARLVPAPTRLHITYAGRSESLDPRPLTRLLVSSLLGTASSRVTPVNALQEAAARGLVVAETVGGDGDGFDRLLKLRVEGEGGGAREIEATLHRGPRVVRFDGVEIEFDPQAHLLLMRNEDRPGMIGLVGSHLGAAGVNIVNFSLGAKGDGEALAAITVDRAVPESQLVAVRGIPGVLALESL, encoded by the coding sequence ATGAAAGTGCTGGCTTGCGACGGTATCCACGAAGACGGCCTGGCCTTGTTCCGCGAGGCCGGTTGGACCGTCGAAATCTCCGAACCCATCAAAGACCCCGCCAAGCTCGCCAAAGCCTTGGTCGGCGTCGACGCATTGCTGGTGCGCTCGGCCACGCAAGTCACGGCCGAGGCCATCGATTCGGCCAAGCAGTTGAAGGTGATCGGCCGCGCCGGCGCCGGCGTCGACACGATCGACGTCGATGCAGCCACCGCGCGCGGCATCGCCGTGATGAACGCGCCCGACGGCAATACGCTGGCCGCGGCCGAGCATGCGATCTCGCTGCTGTTCGCGCTGGCCCGGCACATCCCGCGGGCGGACGCCGGCATGAAGGCCGGCGAATGGCCCAAGGCCGGCCTGACCGGCTTCGAACTGGAAGGCAAGAAGCTGGGCGTGATCGGCCTGGGCCGCATCGGCAGCACGGTGGCGCGCAAGGCGCAGGGCATCGGCATGGATGTCGCGGCGTACGACCCGTTCCTGCCGGCGTCCGCGGCGGGCAAGGGCAGCGTACCGCTGAAGCCGCTGGACGAATTGCTGGCGAAGGCGGACATCGTCACGCTGCACATCCCGCGCACCAAGGAAACGACGAACCTGCTGTCCGAACAGAACCTGCGCGCGATGAAGAAGGGCGCCTACGTCATCAACGCCGCGCGCGGCGGGCTGGTCGACGAAGACGCGCTGCTGCGCTTGCTCGACGAAGGCCATCTGGCCGGCGCGGCGCTCGACACCTTCGCCACCGAACCGCTGCAGGCCGACTCGCCGCTGCGCGGCCATCCCAAGCTGATTTTGACGCCGCACCTGGGCGCATCGACCAGCGAAGCGCAGCAGGCGGTCAGCACCATCCTGGCCAAGCAGATCATCGACTTCATCGGCACCGGCGCGGTCGCCGGCTGCGTCAACCTGCCGCCGCTGACGGCTGAAGCGGCGCGCGAAGTGGGCCCTTGGATGCCGCTGATGTCCGCGCTCGGCAAGCTGGCCGCGCGGCTGGTGCCGGCGCCGACGCGGCTGCACATCACGTACGCCGGGCGCAGCGAGTCGCTCGACCCCAGGCCGCTGACGCGGCTGCTGGTGTCGTCGTTGCTCGGCACCGCGTCCAGCCGCGTGACGCCGGTCAACGCGCTGCAGGAAGCCGCCGCGCGCGGCCTGGTGGTCGCCGAAACGGTGGGCGGCGATGGCGACGGCTTCGACCGGCTGTTGAAACTGCGCGTGGAGGGCGAGGGCGGCGGCGCGCGCGAGATCGAAGCCACGCTGCATCGCGGGCCGCGCGTGGTGCGTTTCGACGGCGTCGAAATCGAATTCGATCCGCAGGCGCATCTGCTGCTGATGCGCAACGAGGATCGCCCGGGCATGATCGGCCTGGTCGGTTCGCATCTGGGCGCGGCCGGCGTCAATATCGTCAACTTCTCGCTCGGCGCCAAGGGCGATGGCGAGGCGCTGGCGGCGATCACGGTGGATCGTGCGGTGCCGGAGTCGCAGCTGGTGGCGGTGCGCGGGATTCCCGGGGTGTTGGCGCTGGAGTCGTTGTAA
- a CDS encoding DUF3224 domain-containing protein, with translation MGQQVKGEFDVKRGMEPSCDMGDGVEAGRFRFDKRFHGDLDANSVVHMMAVMTETEGSAAYVAIERISGTLRGRKGTFFVTHNGVMDRGTPTLSVAVVPDSGTDELAGLSGRMAIDIVDGKHYYTFDYALE, from the coding sequence ATGGGCCAGCAGGTCAAAGGCGAATTCGACGTCAAACGCGGCATGGAGCCGTCCTGCGACATGGGCGACGGCGTCGAAGCCGGGCGTTTCCGCTTCGACAAGCGCTTCCACGGCGATCTGGACGCCAACAGCGTGGTGCACATGATGGCGGTGATGACCGAGACGGAAGGTTCGGCCGCGTACGTGGCTATCGAACGCATCTCCGGCACGCTGCGGGGCCGGAAGGGCACGTTCTTCGTCACCCACAACGGAGTCATGGACCGCGGCACGCCGACGCTGTCGGTGGCTGTGGTGCCGGATTCGGGCACGGATGAGTTGGCCGGCCTTTCGGGTCGGATGGCGATCGATATCGTCGACGGCAAACATTACTACACGTTCGATTACGCCTTGGAATAA
- a CDS encoding DUF6289 family protein, giving the protein MQRKVAALLGAAAAVAMGAAIAAVGPTGPGQFYYYYNDAGQVVGYQAIRCDGTREAWGKFTRNYADGYFICDPDPT; this is encoded by the coding sequence ATGCAAAGGAAAGTAGCGGCCTTGCTCGGCGCGGCGGCCGCAGTCGCCATGGGCGCCGCGATCGCCGCGGTCGGTCCCACCGGACCCGGGCAGTTCTATTACTACTACAACGATGCCGGCCAAGTGGTCGGCTACCAGGCCATCCGTTGCGACGGCACGCGCGAAGCCTGGGGCAAGTTCACCCGCAACTACGCCGACGGCTATTTCATCTGCGATCCGGATCCGACCTGA
- a CDS encoding DUF6289 family protein — MRRKTALIFGLLAAIAAGVAIARPPGPDEIGEFYFYFDQDGNIVGSASLDCEGNLYESGVRTNFYSSGHAVCNPD; from the coding sequence ATGCGCAGGAAGACCGCTTTGATTTTTGGTTTGCTGGCCGCGATCGCCGCCGGCGTCGCCATCGCCCGCCCGCCGGGGCCCGACGAGATCGGCGAGTTCTATTTCTATTTCGATCAGGACGGCAACATCGTCGGTAGCGCTTCGCTGGACTGCGAAGGCAATCTGTACGAGTCCGGCGTCCGCACGAACTTCTACAGCAGCGGTCACGCAGTCTGTAACCCGGACTGA
- a CDS encoding S46 family peptidase, translated as MHYTALATAITAAALGAGFAGEAHGGEGMWVPQQLPEIAGPLKKAGLKLDAKQLANLTGDPMGAVVSLGGCTASFVSPEGLVVTNHHCAYGAIQLNSTPEKNLMHDGFNAATRVEELSAGPNARIYALDTIQDVTPTVKAAIDAAPDALGRTRALEATDKKLVAQCEAEGGYRCRLYSFFGGNTYRLFRNIEIKDVRLVYAPPGGIGNYGGEVDNWMWPRHTGDFSFYRAYVGKDGKPAAYSADNVPFKPKHWLKIADKPLGAGDFVMVAGYPGQTNRYALADDFDNTAAWTYPTIGGHFKKLVALVEAEGKKNPEIAVKYASTVRSWGNVLKNYDGQLEGFKRTNAAATKHSQETAVLDWLRKQGDKGKPALEAHDELVAVGEQAKATRERDLVFGQFSNTGVVGTATMLYRLSMERAKPDAERESGYQQRDLASIEGGLKQMERRYHPAMDRELQRYWLEQYVALPEAQRVGALDKWLGGSGEKAVGKAVTKLGKSRLGNASERMKWFAADRKAFESSKDPAIQLAVAMMPTLLKQEEERKTRAGETLAARPVYLQAVADYKKSKGEFVYPDANSSLRITFGNVVAYTKIDGSKQQPFTKLEEVAAKATGKEPFDAPKPLLDAIAAKRYGGLADKRLGTVPVNFLSDLDITGGNSGSPVLDARGKLVGLAFDGNWESVSSNWVFDPVMTRMISVDQRYMRWIMQEAYPAPQLLQELNVVAK; from the coding sequence ATGCACTACACCGCATTGGCCACGGCCATCACCGCTGCAGCGCTCGGCGCCGGATTCGCAGGAGAGGCCCATGGCGGAGAAGGCATGTGGGTGCCGCAGCAACTACCTGAAATAGCCGGCCCGCTTAAAAAGGCCGGGCTCAAGCTCGACGCGAAGCAGTTGGCCAATCTTACCGGCGACCCGATGGGCGCGGTGGTGTCGCTTGGCGGCTGCACCGCCAGTTTCGTGTCGCCGGAGGGCCTGGTCGTCACCAATCACCATTGCGCCTACGGCGCGATCCAGCTCAATTCGACGCCCGAAAAGAACCTGATGCACGACGGCTTCAACGCCGCGACGCGCGTCGAAGAACTCAGCGCCGGCCCGAACGCGCGCATCTACGCACTGGATACCATCCAAGACGTGACGCCGACTGTGAAAGCCGCGATCGACGCCGCACCCGATGCGCTCGGCCGCACCCGCGCATTGGAAGCCACCGACAAGAAACTGGTCGCGCAATGCGAGGCCGAGGGCGGTTATCGCTGCCGCCTGTACAGCTTCTTCGGCGGGAATACCTATCGCCTGTTCCGCAATATCGAAATCAAGGACGTGCGGCTGGTTTACGCGCCGCCGGGCGGCATCGGCAATTACGGCGGCGAAGTCGACAACTGGATGTGGCCGCGCCACACCGGCGATTTCTCGTTCTACCGCGCTTACGTCGGCAAAGACGGCAAGCCGGCCGCGTATTCGGCCGACAACGTGCCGTTCAAACCCAAGCATTGGTTGAAGATCGCCGACAAGCCGCTGGGCGCGGGCGATTTCGTCATGGTCGCCGGCTATCCGGGCCAGACCAACCGCTACGCGCTCGCCGACGACTTCGACAACACCGCGGCCTGGACCTATCCGACCATCGGCGGCCACTTCAAGAAGCTGGTCGCGCTGGTCGAAGCGGAGGGCAAGAAAAACCCTGAAATCGCGGTCAAATACGCCAGCACGGTCCGCAGTTGGGGGAACGTGCTCAAGAACTACGACGGCCAGTTGGAAGGCTTCAAGCGCACCAACGCCGCCGCAACCAAGCACAGCCAGGAAACCGCGGTGCTCGACTGGTTGCGCAAGCAGGGCGACAAGGGCAAGCCGGCGCTCGAGGCGCACGACGAGCTCGTCGCGGTCGGCGAGCAGGCCAAGGCCACGCGCGAGCGCGACCTGGTGTTCGGCCAGTTCTCCAACACCGGCGTGGTCGGCACCGCCACCATGCTCTACCGCTTGTCGATGGAGCGCGCAAAGCCCGATGCCGAGCGCGAATCGGGCTACCAGCAGCGCGACCTGGCCTCGATCGAGGGCGGCCTGAAACAGATGGAACGCCGCTACCATCCGGCGATGGACCGCGAGCTGCAGCGTTACTGGCTCGAGCAGTACGTCGCCCTGCCGGAAGCGCAACGCGTCGGCGCGCTCGACAAATGGCTCGGAGGCAGCGGCGAGAAAGCCGTCGGCAAGGCCGTGACCAAACTCGGCAAGAGCAGGCTCGGCAACGCCAGCGAGCGCATGAAGTGGTTCGCGGCCGACCGCAAGGCCTTCGAATCGAGCAAGGATCCGGCGATCCAGCTGGCCGTGGCGATGATGCCCACCCTGCTCAAGCAGGAAGAGGAGCGCAAGACTCGCGCAGGCGAAACGCTGGCCGCGCGCCCGGTCTACCTGCAGGCTGTGGCGGACTACAAGAAGAGCAAGGGCGAGTTCGTCTATCCGGACGCCAACTCGTCGTTGCGCATCACCTTCGGCAACGTCGTGGCCTACACCAAGATCGACGGCAGCAAGCAACAGCCCTTCACCAAGCTCGAAGAAGTGGCCGCCAAGGCGACCGGCAAGGAGCCGTTCGACGCGCCCAAGCCGTTGCTCGATGCGATCGCGGCAAAGCGTTACGGCGGTTTGGCGGACAAGCGGCTGGGCACGGTGCCGGTGAACTTCCTGTCCGATCTGGACATCACCGGCGGCAATTCCGGTTCTCCGGTGCTGGACGCGCGCGGCAAGCTGGTCGGACTGGCGTTCGACGGCAACTGGGAGTCGGTCAGTTCCAACTGGGTGTTCGACCCGGTGATGACGCGGATGATTTCGGTCGACCAGCGCTATATGCGCTGGATCATGCAGGAAGCCTATCCGGCACCGCAGTTGCTGCAGGAATTGAACGTGGTCGCGAAATAG